A genomic window from Anaeromicrobium sediminis includes:
- a CDS encoding Ger(x)C family spore germination protein — MIKRVSVLILICILMTGCWDKVEINKRAFVSMVGIDKVPVEDDTEKPEEGKTKSEYIVTIAYPNAGLIAGKDGEESKYVYTSKGVNVAEIIDEFNTRLEKTLFLRHAKIIILGKELMKDPKAFREVLDYIERSPKIGRQLHIMIGDKNPDELLKTPVKDEPIVGSLIREVMNENRRTAKVTHSNLEYILKSLQESNCAIIAKVTPFEDEYKVSGSGIIKDYKLIGELNEADSRNLMYLFNKVQNSIVKVELNNQIVPIEIMRSDTKLKVEEENNSLVAKFTINSEARIASHLFDLSDEDMDDHYIKEVEKLGEKRLEEEISRTYNVIKNDYNVDLLQINERIRKFNPKLWDKISKDWDSIYGNTKVVIESNLKVRTMGVIK; from the coding sequence ATGATTAAAAGGGTCTCTGTTCTCATATTAATATGTATCCTAATGACTGGTTGTTGGGATAAGGTTGAAATAAATAAAAGGGCATTTGTGTCTATGGTGGGTATAGATAAAGTACCTGTGGAAGATGATACAGAAAAACCTGAGGAAGGTAAGACAAAAAGTGAATACATAGTTACTATAGCCTATCCAAATGCAGGACTCATAGCTGGAAAAGACGGAGAGGAAAGTAAGTATGTGTATACGTCTAAGGGAGTAAATGTAGCAGAAATAATAGATGAATTTAACACTAGATTAGAAAAAACTTTATTTCTTAGACATGCAAAGATAATAATTTTAGGGAAAGAACTAATGAAAGATCCTAAGGCCTTTAGAGAAGTGCTAGATTATATAGAAAGAAGTCCTAAAATAGGAAGGCAACTTCATATTATGATAGGAGATAAAAATCCTGATGAATTATTAAAAACTCCTGTAAAAGATGAACCCATAGTAGGATCTCTCATAAGAGAAGTAATGAACGAAAATAGAAGAACTGCCAAGGTGACCCATTCTAATCTAGAATATATACTTAAGTCATTACAAGAAAGTAATTGTGCCATAATTGCTAAGGTTACCCCTTTTGAGGATGAGTATAAAGTATCTGGGTCTGGAATAATAAAGGATTACAAATTGATAGGTGAATTAAATGAAGCAGACAGTAGAAATTTAATGTACCTATTTAATAAGGTTCAAAATAGTATAGTAAAGGTGGAACTAAATAATCAAATAGTTCCTATAGAAATAATGAGATCTGATACAAAGCTAAAGGTAGAAGAAGAAAATAATAGCTTGGTAGCTAAATTCACCATAAACTCAGAGGCTCGAATAGCAAGCCATTTATTTGACCTTAGTGATGAAGATATGGATGATCATTACATAAAAGAGGTGGAAAAACTAGGTGAAAAGCGGTTAGAAGAGGAAATAAGTAGAACTTACAATGTGATTAAAAACGACTACAATGTGGATCTATTACAGATTAATGAGAGAATAAGAAAGTTTAATCCTAAATTATGGGACAAAATAAGTAAGGATTGGGATAGTATCTATGGAAATACAAAGGTAGTAATTGAAAGTAATTTAAAGGTAAGAACTATGGGCGTGATAAAATAG
- a CDS encoding GerAB/ArcD/ProY family transporter, with the protein MRINNEKISSLQFLMILCGSVIGVSILDFPRIAMEQVGSDSWVLILIGTIIMYLVGICIFKVLDKYKGHNFFQILSAILSKPLSVVICILFSLHLMFMSAIQIRIFTEVTREYLLYNTPSEVIIISMLLTIIFLIRNGIEVIGRMAQITFPVVSVLILILLIPVIKEMDITNILPVLHTPIETIVKAIPSAIFVFAGIEVTFLLSYFVVDKDRLRKKYNISLLIIGCIYLIILVFTISRFGIMEGKRIIWPVLELFKTIDIPGSFIENVEILMISIWIVAVFISASVWYYGAMRLIRLIWHEKGAKYLLVPIGAVIYILANYFRNVSEIMDILNKYLMTVGMFFVIGLPVILIIGDSIKKRGGSSHD; encoded by the coding sequence ATGAGGATAAATAATGAGAAAATATCTAGTTTACAGTTTTTAATGATCCTGTGTGGGTCTGTAATTGGAGTGAGCATTTTAGATTTTCCTAGGATTGCCATGGAACAAGTAGGGTCTGACTCTTGGGTACTAATATTAATAGGAACTATAATAATGTATCTAGTGGGAATTTGCATATTTAAAGTCCTAGATAAATATAAGGGACATAATTTTTTTCAAATCCTAAGTGCCATATTAAGTAAACCTCTTAGTGTGGTAATATGTATTTTATTTTCACTACATTTAATGTTTATGTCAGCCATTCAAATTAGAATTTTTACAGAGGTCACAAGGGAATATCTTCTTTATAATACTCCATCTGAGGTTATTATAATAAGTATGCTCCTTACTATTATATTCTTAATAAGAAATGGTATAGAAGTAATTGGCCGTATGGCTCAAATAACATTTCCTGTAGTTAGTGTATTGATTTTGATTCTACTCATTCCTGTAATAAAGGAAATGGATATAACTAATATATTGCCTGTACTTCATACTCCCATAGAAACTATAGTAAAAGCTATACCTAGTGCTATATTCGTATTTGCAGGAATAGAAGTGACCTTTTTATTAAGTTATTTTGTAGTAGATAAGGATAGGCTAAGAAAGAAATACAACATAAGTCTACTCATAATAGGTTGTATATATCTAATAATATTAGTATTTACCATATCTAGATTTGGAATAATGGAAGGAAAACGTATCATATGGCCAGTTCTAGAATTATTTAAGACTATAGATATTCCAGGAAGCTTCATAGAAAATGTAGAAATACTAATGATATCCATCTGGATAGTAGCTGTATTTATTAGTGCATCCGTATGGTATTATGGGGCAATGCGATTAATACGTCTAATATGGCATGAAAAGGGGGCTAAATATTTATTAGTTCCTATAGGAGCAGTTATATACATACTGGCTAACTATTTTAGAAATGTATCTGAAATAATGGATATATTAAATAAATATCTTATGACAGTAGGTATGTTTTTCGTAATAGGACTGCCTGTAATTTTAATTATAGGAGATAGTATAAAGAAAAGGGGAGGTTCTTCTCATGATTAA
- a CDS encoding GntR family transcriptional regulator — protein MDFNGFQGLKLENYRPLRDVVFDHLRNSILNGELKPGERLMEVQLAQQLGVSRTPVREAIRKLELEGLVVMIARKGAYVADLSVKDILDVIEVRSVLEGLAASLAAVRMNGEDVDELKEISNKFKACFEAKDTDGMIEHDRKFHECILKSTRNSKLIQINQGLQEQIHRFRIIYFSEYSQAKGLLSEHEQILNAIIRRDPIKAKEIAAIHVENIGNSIVEIENIKKGPMNRL, from the coding sequence CAAGGACTTAAACTAGAAAACTATAGACCTTTAAGAGATGTAGTATTTGATCATTTGAGAAATTCCATATTAAATGGTGAGTTAAAGCCAGGAGAGAGGCTTATGGAGGTTCAATTAGCTCAACAATTGGGAGTGAGTAGAACACCCGTAAGAGAAGCCATAAGAAAGTTAGAATTAGAAGGTCTTGTAGTTATGATTGCCAGAAAAGGAGCCTATGTGGCAGACTTATCTGTAAAGGATATTTTAGATGTAATAGAAGTGAGAAGTGTACTAGAAGGATTAGCCGCATCATTAGCAGCAGTTCGAATGAATGGAGAAGATGTGGACGAATTAAAGGAAATATCTAATAAATTTAAGGCCTGTTTTGAGGCAAAGGATACAGATGGAATGATTGAACATGATAGGAAATTCCATGAGTGTATATTAAAATCTACAAGAAACTCTAAGTTGATTCAAATCAATCAAGGATTACAAGAGCAGATACATAGATTTAGAATTATATACTTTTCCGAATATAGCCAAGCCAAAGGCTTATTATCAGAACATGAACAAATACTAAATGCCATCATAAGAAGAGATCCAATTAAAGCCAAAGAAATTGCAGCAATCCATGTAGAGAACATTGGAAATAGCATAGTAGAAATAGAAAATATTAAAAAAGGGCCAATGAATAGATTATAA
- the spoIIR gene encoding stage II sporulation protein R, which produces MNKKFMGIILFCGIILFTSFMSIGKIYENQKAYKNELIRFHVIANSDSPKDQALKLKVRDEVIKKLNPQFEKSKSLDESREIIKRNLGLIEEVAGTVIASNGYDYDVKANLGEVNFPTKNYGSITLPAGEYEALRVVIGDGDGANWWCVLFPPLCFIDMENGLTDERTKEEMKSVLTKEEFNMIYTEKKQEFPLKLKFKIVEVLEDAKEKINNKLVMK; this is translated from the coding sequence ATGAATAAAAAATTTATGGGTATCATTTTATTTTGTGGAATAATATTATTTACTAGTTTTATGTCTATAGGAAAAATTTATGAAAATCAAAAGGCTTATAAAAATGAATTAATAAGATTTCATGTTATAGCCAATAGTGATTCACCAAAGGATCAAGCTTTAAAATTGAAAGTAAGAGATGAAGTTATAAAAAAATTAAATCCTCAATTTGAAAAGTCAAAGAGTCTAGATGAAAGTAGAGAAATAATAAAGAGAAATCTAGGTCTTATAGAAGAAGTAGCAGGAACAGTAATTGCATCAAATGGATATGATTATGATGTTAAGGCTAACTTAGGAGAAGTTAATTTTCCAACTAAAAATTATGGAAGCATTACCTTACCAGCTGGAGAGTATGAAGCACTAAGAGTAGTTATAGGAGATGGCGATGGAGCTAATTGGTGGTGTGTTTTATTCCCACCCCTATGTTTCATAGATATGGAAAATGGACTTACAGATGAAAGAACTAAAGAAGAAATGAAGAGTGTTTTAACTAAAGAAGAATTCAACATGATATATACGGAGAAAAAGCAAGAGTTTCCTCTTAAATTAAAATTTAAAATAGTGGAAGTATTAGAGGATGCTAAGGAAAAAATAAATAATAAATTAGTAATGAAGTAA
- a CDS encoding spore germination protein yields the protein MSFFDDLFKKKEEPIKNKTSSDYKKNVEQVKKILGESSDLSSREFEVGNTGLKGTVIFIEGLVNTDIINQEILRNVMLFSRSVNSKKDLKNELFEVIKNKTVTSAVIVELEDIDKIVGDLMNGIVAIFIEGESKVLMVEAKSWPTRGVGEPSTESIIRGPSDGFVETLRSNTALIRRRIKDPTLRIQAMILGKRSKTDVAVMYIEETVDKRVLKEVKERLDKIDIDAILESGYVEQFIEDSSLSPFPQIQSTQRPDVVAAALYDGRVAIGIDNTPFVLIVPATIVTFLQSPEDYNDRFILTSFLRILRFASFLASIFMPSIYIAITAYHPDMLPADLALYVAGSRMNVPFPPFIEIFIMEITLELLREAGERLPSSVGGIIGIVGGLVLGQAAVEAGIVSPLLVIVVAVTAIASSVMPNYSISVGLRIFRFTVMIFASMLGLYGIVLGAILILTHLCTLDSFGIAYLTPFVSTQGRARDFKDSFIKMPIQSMKKRSAYLQRQDSTKLNIKDGGKYEDK from the coding sequence ATGAGTTTCTTTGACGATTTATTTAAAAAAAAGGAAGAACCTATAAAGAATAAGACTAGTTCTGATTACAAGAAAAATGTTGAACAAGTAAAAAAAATATTAGGTGAAAGTAGTGATTTAAGTTCTAGAGAATTTGAAGTGGGTAATACGGGATTAAAGGGAACCGTCATATTTATAGAGGGCCTTGTAAACACAGATATTATAAACCAAGAAATTTTAAGAAATGTTATGCTTTTTTCTAGAAGTGTCAACTCTAAAAAAGACCTTAAAAATGAGCTATTTGAAGTGATAAAAAATAAAACCGTAACATCAGCTGTTATTGTAGAGTTAGAAGATATAGATAAAATAGTTGGAGACCTCATGAATGGTATTGTAGCTATTTTTATAGAAGGAGAAAGTAAAGTACTTATGGTGGAGGCAAAGTCCTGGCCTACAAGGGGCGTAGGAGAGCCTTCTACAGAGAGTATTATACGTGGTCCTTCTGATGGTTTTGTAGAAACCTTAAGATCTAATACGGCACTCATAAGAAGAAGAATAAAAGATCCAACCTTAAGGATACAAGCTATGATTCTAGGAAAAAGATCTAAAACTGATGTGGCCGTAATGTATATTGAAGAAACTGTAGATAAAAGAGTTTTAAAAGAGGTAAAAGAAAGATTAGATAAGATTGATATAGATGCCATACTAGAAAGTGGCTATGTGGAACAATTTATAGAAGATAGTTCCCTATCTCCCTTTCCACAAATTCAATCTACCCAAAGGCCTGATGTGGTAGCAGCAGCACTCTATGATGGGAGAGTAGCTATAGGTATTGACAATACACCATTTGTACTTATAGTACCTGCCACTATAGTAACTTTTTTACAATCACCAGAAGATTATAATGACAGGTTTATATTAACATCATTTTTAAGAATCCTTAGATTTGCATCTTTTTTAGCATCCATATTTATGCCTAGCATATATATTGCCATAACAGCCTATCATCCAGACATGTTGCCAGCGGATTTGGCATTATATGTGGCTGGTAGTCGTATGAATGTGCCTTTTCCACCATTTATTGAAATTTTCATAATGGAAATTACCTTAGAACTTCTACGGGAAGCAGGAGAAAGATTACCATCATCTGTTGGAGGAATTATTGGTATTGTTGGAGGTTTGGTATTAGGCCAAGCTGCTGTAGAGGCGGGAATAGTAAGTCCTCTATTAGTTATTGTAGTGGCAGTAACAGCTATAGCATCTAGTGTTATGCCAAACTATAGTATAAGTGTTGGACTTAGAATATTTAGGTTTACAGTTATGATATTTGCATCCATGTTAGGTCTATATGGAATTGTTTTAGGTGCAATTCTCATATTAACACATTTATGTACTTTAGATAGTTTTGGTATTGCATATCTAACGCCATTTGTATCAACTCAGGGAAGGGCGAGAGACTTTAAAGATTCATTCATAAAAATGCCAATACAATCAATGAAAAAGAGAAGTGCTTATTTACAAAGACAAGATAGCACTAAATTAAATATAAAAGATGGTGGAAAATATGAGGATAAATAA
- the sleB gene encoding spore cortex-lytic enzyme, whose translation MNKKYSRILLLILVMAIIIGILNMTMAETLYWGARGETVKVLQDKLKRWGYMDGNVDGIYGPQTYRAVVKFQKKHGLVADGVVGSKTAQKLGLTLKKSTTTAKAKAKTTSTQKNSKSMGYRDNEVQLLAKAINGEARGEPYTGQVAVGAVILNRVKHASFPNTIAGVIYQPGAFEAVANGQVNAKLVESSVKAARDALNGWDPTGGCRYYWNPATATSKWIWSRKVEKKIGKHWFGN comes from the coding sequence ATGAATAAAAAGTATAGCAGAATTCTATTATTGATTTTAGTTATGGCAATTATAATAGGAATACTGAACATGACCATGGCAGAAACCTTATACTGGGGAGCCAGGGGAGAAACTGTAAAAGTTCTACAGGACAAATTGAAACGATGGGGTTATATGGATGGTAATGTGGATGGTATCTATGGACCACAAACCTATAGGGCTGTTGTAAAGTTTCAAAAAAAGCATGGCCTAGTGGCAGATGGAGTAGTAGGAAGTAAGACGGCACAAAAACTGGGGTTAACCCTAAAAAAGAGTACTACCACAGCTAAAGCCAAGGCTAAAACCACAAGCACACAGAAAAATAGTAAGAGTATGGGATATAGGGATAATGAAGTACAACTTTTAGCTAAAGCTATAAATGGAGAAGCAAGGGGAGAACCTTATACAGGTCAAGTGGCTGTAGGGGCAGTTATTTTAAATAGGGTAAAGCATGCTTCTTTTCCAAATACCATAGCAGGAGTAATATATCAACCAGGAGCTTTTGAGGCCGTAGCAAATGGACAAGTAAATGCAAAATTAGTTGAAAGTTCCGTAAAGGCAGCAAGGGATGCATTAAATGGTTGGGACCCTACAGGTGGTTGTAGATACTACTGGAATCCAGCCACTGCAACTAGCAA